In one window of Lacticaseibacillus casei DSM 20011 = JCM 1134 = ATCC 393 DNA:
- the rapZ gene encoding RNase adapter RapZ, with the protein MTESLDLVIITGMSGAGKTVAMQAFEDLGYFCVDNMPPALLPKFWELVKESGKISKVALVVDLRSRAFYDQIIDMLANLDNNAYVHSRILFLDATDEELVSRYKETRRSHPLAMEGRLMDGIKKERVLLTELRNRAQVVIDTTTLSPRQLREKIFLNFKENSGQPAFHIEVMSFGFKYGLPIDADIVMDVRFLPNPFYVKAYRPKTGLDQEVYDYVMDNEDAESFYNKFYDLLAEIMPKYKAEGKTSVTIAIGCTGGQHRSVAFAERIGKAFSDAYAVDITHRDIKKHKETVNRS; encoded by the coding sequence ATGACTGAAAGTTTGGATCTTGTTATTATCACTGGGATGTCGGGTGCCGGCAAAACCGTTGCAATGCAGGCGTTTGAAGATTTGGGGTATTTTTGCGTTGATAACATGCCGCCAGCGCTGCTTCCTAAATTCTGGGAACTCGTTAAGGAATCCGGGAAGATTTCGAAGGTCGCGCTAGTCGTGGATCTGCGCAGTCGGGCTTTTTATGACCAGATTATCGACATGTTGGCTAATCTGGACAACAACGCTTACGTTCATTCGCGCATTTTGTTCTTAGACGCGACGGATGAAGAACTGGTTTCGCGCTACAAGGAAACCCGCCGCTCCCATCCCTTGGCAATGGAAGGCCGGTTGATGGACGGCATTAAAAAGGAGCGCGTGCTATTAACCGAGTTGCGGAATCGAGCGCAAGTCGTGATTGATACCACCACGTTAAGTCCGCGGCAGTTGCGCGAAAAGATCTTTTTAAACTTCAAAGAAAATAGCGGGCAGCCAGCCTTTCATATTGAAGTCATGTCATTTGGGTTCAAATACGGGTTGCCGATTGATGCGGACATTGTCATGGATGTCCGGTTCCTGCCTAATCCGTTTTACGTCAAGGCTTACCGGCCAAAAACCGGTTTGGATCAGGAAGTTTATGACTATGTAATGGACAATGAAGATGCCGAAAGCTTCTACAACAAATTTTACGATTTGCTGGCTGAGATCATGCCCAAGTATAAAGCCGAAGGGAAAACCAGTGTGACGATCGCGATCGGTTGCACAGGCGGCCAACACCGGAGCGTTGCGTTTGCGGAGCGCATCGGTAAGGCATTTTCGGATGCGTATGCGGTTGATATTACCCATCGGGACATTAAGAAACATAAGGAGACGGTGAATCGTTCATGA
- a CDS encoding gluconeogenesis factor YvcK family protein — protein MSRETKFIRVIRGRRPKVVVIGGGTGLPVILHSLHEQDADVTAIVTVADDGGSSGTIRNYINVVPPGDIRNVLVALSELPSLYLDIFQYRFNTTDAFFAGHAIGNLIIAALSEMKGGIFSAVQQLSEMMQVDGHVYPASNTPLTLNAEFTDGTSLSGESEITAAGKNIKHISVSETDPANGEPKAVHEVIDAIMDADVVVLGPGSLFTSILPNLMIGNLGDAVKKTQAEVIYIVNIMTQKGETQNFTDADHVRVLNEQMGEDFVDTVLVNIEPVPENYLDHQKYNEILTPVKHNYQGLRDMGCRVISEDFLKLRDRGVFHDGDKVAKEILNLAFQVSTKIRR, from the coding sequence ATGAGTCGGGAAACTAAATTTATCCGCGTCATTCGCGGGCGGCGTCCTAAAGTCGTCGTGATTGGCGGCGGAACCGGATTGCCGGTTATCTTGCATAGCCTGCATGAACAAGATGCTGACGTAACGGCGATTGTGACGGTTGCCGATGATGGCGGGTCGTCAGGCACCATCCGCAATTATATTAACGTGGTGCCGCCTGGGGATATTCGGAATGTGCTTGTTGCCTTGTCGGAGTTGCCGAGCCTGTATCTGGATATTTTCCAGTATCGCTTTAACACGACCGATGCGTTTTTCGCCGGCCATGCGATTGGCAACTTAATCATTGCGGCTTTGTCAGAGATGAAAGGCGGCATTTTTTCGGCGGTTCAGCAGTTGAGCGAAATGATGCAGGTGGATGGTCACGTTTATCCTGCCAGCAACACACCACTCACACTTAATGCCGAATTCACAGATGGAACGAGCCTATCCGGTGAATCCGAAATTACCGCGGCCGGTAAGAATATCAAGCATATTTCCGTCTCCGAAACCGATCCGGCTAATGGCGAACCCAAAGCCGTCCATGAAGTCATTGATGCCATTATGGATGCCGATGTGGTCGTGCTGGGGCCCGGCAGTCTGTTTACCAGCATCCTGCCGAACCTGATGATTGGCAATCTGGGTGACGCTGTGAAGAAAACGCAGGCCGAAGTCATCTATATCGTCAACATCATGACGCAGAAAGGCGAGACGCAAAACTTCACCGATGCCGACCATGTTCGGGTGTTGAATGAACAGATGGGCGAGGATTTTGTCGATACCGTGCTCGTCAATATCGAACCGGTCCCCGAGAATTATCTCGATCACCAAAAGTACAACGAAATTCTGACGCCGGTTAAGCATAATTATCAAGGTTTGCGGGATATGGGTTGTCGCGTGATTTCGGAAGACTTTTTGAAGTTGCGTGATCGCGGCGTTTTCCATGATGGCGACAAGGTGGCTAAGGAAATTTTGAATTTGGCCTTTCAAGTGAGCACAAAAATCCGGAGGTGA
- the whiA gene encoding DNA-binding protein WhiA has product MASFASMVKKELTQLEVHPEHAKAELSALIRMNGSLTLMAHRFVLNIQTENPAIARRIYSLIRQVYRHEANLVVHRKMKLKKNYQYIVRLTEGVNDILSDLSILDPTTMAISTTVPATVLEEPQRMRSYLRGAFLAGGSVNNPETSRYHLEIYSLYADHNVGILKMMNHFNLNARTVERRSGYIVYLKEAEKIADFLQVIGATNAMLKFEDVRIVRDMRNSVNRLVNCETANMNKTIDAAQKQIENINYLKDHVGLDNLPTKLREIAVLRLAHPDVSLQELGAMVPGGTISKSGVNHRLRKLNQIAEGYQQPEDA; this is encoded by the coding sequence ATGGCAAGCTTCGCCAGTATGGTGAAAAAAGAACTGACCCAACTCGAGGTTCATCCTGAACATGCGAAGGCAGAGCTGTCGGCATTGATCCGGATGAACGGCAGCCTGACATTGATGGCCCATCGGTTTGTCTTAAACATTCAGACTGAAAACCCGGCCATTGCCCGGCGAATTTATAGTTTGATTCGCCAGGTTTACCGGCATGAAGCCAACTTGGTCGTTCATCGCAAAATGAAACTCAAGAAAAATTATCAGTACATTGTCCGCCTGACGGAAGGCGTCAATGATATTCTGTCGGACTTGTCGATTTTGGATCCGACAACGATGGCGATTTCGACGACGGTCCCGGCAACGGTTTTGGAAGAACCACAACGGATGCGTTCGTACTTGCGCGGCGCTTTTTTAGCCGGCGGATCGGTGAATAATCCGGAAACATCGCGCTATCACCTGGAAATTTATTCATTGTATGCCGATCACAATGTCGGCATTTTGAAAATGATGAATCATTTCAACCTGAATGCGCGCACTGTCGAACGCCGAAGCGGCTATATTGTTTATTTAAAAGAAGCCGAAAAAATCGCGGATTTCCTGCAGGTGATCGGGGCAACGAATGCGATGCTTAAGTTCGAAGATGTCCGGATTGTGCGCGATATGCGTAACTCGGTGAACCGCCTCGTTAATTGCGAAACGGCGAATATGAACAAAACCATTGATGCGGCCCAGAAACAAATCGAGAATATCAACTACCTTAAAGATCATGTGGGGTTGGATAACCTGCCGACCAAACTGCGCGAAATTGCCGTTTTGCGCTTAGCCCATCCGGATGTCTCGTTGCAGGAGTTGGGTGCTATGGTTCCGGGTGGGACAATTTCGAAGTCAGGCGTCAATCATCGGTTGCGCAAACTCAATCAGATTGCTGAGGGTTACCAGCAACCGGAAGATGCCTAG
- a CDS encoding MarR family winged helix-turn-helix transcriptional regulator, giving the protein MVKPITLNEQLCFAIYKAQKQYNHFYAQALGPFKLTYPQYITLLSLYEHGTMSVKQVGQTLELDSGTLTPLMKRLEKDGWISRKRSTEDERRVDVSLTQKALDARDEIFEHVGSCMELMNLPQTEYDRIKTEVTRVDEHLSAIADDAYPQV; this is encoded by the coding sequence ATGGTCAAACCGATTACATTAAATGAACAACTTTGTTTTGCAATTTATAAGGCACAGAAACAATATAATCATTTCTATGCTCAGGCATTGGGGCCATTTAAGTTGACTTATCCGCAGTACATTACGTTGCTGTCGCTGTATGAACACGGCACGATGTCGGTTAAGCAGGTGGGCCAAACACTTGAGTTGGACAGCGGTACCTTGACACCGTTAATGAAGCGTCTGGAAAAAGACGGCTGGATCAGCCGCAAACGATCAACCGAAGATGAACGTCGCGTTGATGTTAGCTTGACGCAAAAGGCTTTGGACGCTCGCGACGAGATTTTTGAACATGTTGGCTCCTGCATGGAATTGATGAATTTGCCGCAAACTGAATATGATCGTATCAAGACTGAGGTAACGCGTGTCGATGAGCATCTGAGTGCTATCGCTGACGACGCCTACCCACAAGTCTGA
- the clpP gene encoding ATP-dependent Clp endopeptidase proteolytic subunit ClpP, which translates to MLVPTVVEQTSRGERAYDIYSRLLKDRIIMLSGEVNDQMANSVIAQLLFLDAQDSEKDIYLYINSPGGVITSGLAMLDTMNFIKSDVQTIAIGMAASMASVLLAGGTKGKRFALPNSTILIHQPSGGAQGQQTEIEIAAEEILKTRKKMNQILADATGQTVEQIKKDTERDHYMSAQEAKDYGLIDDILVNKNNQK; encoded by the coding sequence ATGCTAGTACCTACCGTCGTTGAACAAACCAGTCGTGGCGAACGCGCTTACGACATTTACTCACGTCTATTAAAAGACCGGATCATCATGTTGTCCGGTGAAGTAAACGATCAAATGGCAAACTCGGTCATCGCCCAGTTACTTTTTCTTGATGCACAGGATTCTGAAAAGGATATTTACCTTTACATCAACAGTCCCGGTGGTGTGATCACCAGCGGCTTGGCGATGCTTGATACTATGAACTTCATCAAGTCCGATGTTCAGACCATTGCTATTGGGATGGCTGCATCCATGGCATCTGTCCTGTTAGCTGGTGGCACGAAAGGCAAGCGCTTTGCTTTGCCGAATTCGACCATTTTGATCCATCAGCCTTCAGGTGGTGCCCAAGGTCAGCAAACCGAAATCGAAATTGCGGCCGAAGAAATTTTGAAGACCCGTAAAAAGATGAACCAGATCCTGGCCGATGCAACAGGTCAGACAGTTGAGCAAATCAAGAAGGATACTGAACGTGATCACTATATGAGCGCTCAGGAAGCCAAGGATTATGGCTTGATTGATGATATTCTGGTTAATAAGAATAATCAAAAATAA
- a CDS encoding tyrosine-type recombinase/integrase encodes MASITKSSTNGWAYRATIGSGEARHQVYKSGFSTKREATIAAAEAEASLDYKEDSKAATLPDYYDRWTQAFKIGRASAITDEWYRVVGGYIHEWFDKERPGLLIADVDRTTYQTFLDWCGSNPRGKLQQPLSHSTVARINSYMRAVLKDAIEDGYTKKDFTRRAIVGGTAEKDESKKYVDLREFKKMIQLATKYADLSHMSNYITVFMALTGARFEEALGVTWDNIDLAAGTVTFTHSWQYKTRKQHDNFGALKNKQSYRTIPISKNLVEILKKLRLEQQTAFMADGWRDEDNLVFRNSEHRIIDNEAMSKTVKGLCKAVGAKNAITSHGLRHSHGFMLMYEGMELMSISRRLGHASLAITMRVYMHEIDELKQKDDKKILKALNTL; translated from the coding sequence ATGGCATCAATCACGAAGTCATCAACTAATGGCTGGGCTTACCGCGCGACAATCGGCAGCGGCGAAGCACGCCACCAGGTTTACAAGTCGGGGTTCAGCACCAAGCGAGAAGCCACCATTGCGGCAGCAGAAGCGGAGGCTTCACTTGACTACAAAGAGGACAGCAAGGCGGCTACACTTCCAGACTATTATGATCGGTGGACGCAGGCTTTCAAAATCGGTCGAGCATCAGCCATCACTGATGAGTGGTACCGAGTGGTCGGTGGCTACATCCACGAATGGTTTGACAAAGAGCGCCCCGGCCTGCTCATCGCTGACGTGGATAGAACGACCTACCAGACGTTTTTGGACTGGTGTGGTTCAAACCCTCGCGGCAAGCTTCAACAGCCCCTCAGCCACTCAACCGTGGCTAGAATAAACTCGTATATGCGTGCGGTGCTCAAGGACGCAATCGAAGACGGCTACACCAAGAAGGACTTCACCCGCCGCGCCATCGTTGGTGGCACTGCCGAGAAGGATGAGTCAAAGAAGTATGTTGACCTCCGCGAGTTCAAGAAGATGATCCAACTCGCCACCAAGTACGCCGACCTAAGCCACATGAGCAACTACATCACGGTCTTCATGGCCCTCACTGGTGCCCGCTTTGAGGAAGCTCTGGGCGTGACCTGGGACAATATAGATTTGGCTGCGGGCACTGTGACCTTCACCCACTCGTGGCAATACAAGACGCGCAAGCAGCATGACAACTTTGGAGCGCTCAAAAACAAGCAGTCTTACCGCACCATCCCGATCTCGAAGAACTTGGTTGAAATATTGAAGAAGCTACGCCTGGAACAGCAGACAGCATTCATGGCTGATGGCTGGCGAGATGAAGATAATCTGGTCTTCCGCAATTCAGAGCACCGCATCATTGACAATGAGGCAATGAGCAAAACGGTCAAGGGTCTCTGCAAGGCAGTCGGCGCTAAGAACGCCATCACCAGCCACGGTCTGCGCCACTCGCACGGATTCATGCTCATGTATGAAGGCATGGAGCTGATGTCTATCTCTCGCCGCCTTGGCCATGCGAGTCTGGCCATCACCATGCGCGTCTACATGCACGAGATTGACGAACTCAAGCAGAAGGACGACAAGAAGATACTCAAGGCGCTTAATACACTTTAG